A region of the Pygocentrus nattereri isolate fPygNat1 chromosome 27, fPygNat1.pri, whole genome shotgun sequence genome:
CTGGTTGGACtcgtctctttctttctccaaacatatcAATAACCTTCAGAAGAAAGTCAAAGCTAGACTAGCTTTTCTTTTTCGTAGTAAAGCCTCTTTTACTTATGCAGCCAAGCTTACTCTTGTTAAAATGACAATACTTCCAATTTTGGACTATGGTGACATCATTTATAAAATGGCATCATGCACTGTTCTTCGAAAACTATACACACTTTATCATTCTGCCATCCGCTTTACCATTAATGCACCTTTCAATACTCATCACTGTGATCTCTATAAACTGGTGGGCTTGCCCTCACTTCATACTCGGTGGCCCTCATTGGTTTCACTTCATCTACAAGACGATCTTGGCCATAACACCACCATATCTGTCATCTCTTCTTCACGTAGCCAATAATAAATATCGCACAAGGTCAAGTGAATACATCAAGCTCACCATTCCCAAAACCTGCAGTAACTTTGGCTGCAATTCCTTTCGTTTTTCAGCAGCAAATGATTGGAATACTTTACAAACCACCCTTAGACTTGCAATTTTAACACCTCTTACCACTTTCAAGCATACAATTAAACATACAATAGTAGACTGTTGCTCTTGTTAATAATCatggataaaaataatgcacatactcatacatactcatttttctctatccttacttctgcttttttcatattttttggtttgttttatgtaaatctgtatttttttgtttgttttgttatgttttacttttggtaTGTATACTTGCTTTtgtatgtatctgtttttaTGTGCCGTGGACCTATTTTTATTGGGGCCTTTCGGCCAggtcatgtttgtaaatgagaactggttctcaaacattttacctggtaaaataaaggttaaaaaaaaacttgaatcaAGAGCTACGAATGTAATGATTAAAGCGTTAAGCTGATTGTAAGCGATAGTAGAGGAGCAataggaggggagaggagactGTATTCACGAAGTCAACCCAGCAACACTGGGTAGCAACACAAGTCCAGCAAATCCTTCTTATTCCTAATAGCAGATTTCTTATTGCGAAGAAATTTAAGGGCCTCAATGAAAAGACCAAAATCGACTAAGTGGCTTACATTTACCGTATTTTGTCTTGTGCAAGCGGTGTTTCTCTAAAAGGATCATCagattcaaaataaaatgtacataagaGAAACTACACTTAAAACCAATAAACACATCTTTAAGTTTTTTATACACGCTATATCCAGATGTATCAGAGAAATGTTTGGATAAATCTTTCCGGTGCTAAATCTGCTGAGGGAAATCGGTTTTTTTCCGTTAGTCGCTGACGTTTTGTTTTGATCAGTCACGAGTGCGGAAGTATTCAACTATTAGCGTTAGCCACCCTACCGCTTCaccagaaacagaaagagctcAACAAATCCCCACAAACATCAGAAATATGGCACTGAACCGCAATCATTCTCAACAGGGAGGGGTCCTCATTGATAACAGCGAGAGGTGAGATGTATATCATGTATATTTTAGACGTATTAGCCAAGCTAACCTTATGTGATGACAAACGCAGCTTATATAACTAAGTTACTGTTAGCTGACGCTAAGCTAATGCCAGCTAGCATTAACCTACATGTTGACAGTGTTTAAGTTACCGTTTCCCTCTCTGGGGTTGAAATTGACGCAGTTACTCGTATTTTATGAATATGTACGgaactgttcattttatttcacgATCTTGCTAGGTAGACATAATGGCTGTCATAGTAATTAGGTTAAATAGATTTATTCTGAATGTGAGAATGAGCCGAGTCTGGAAAACAGGCAGACTCGTTTGCTGCATTATGTTAGTAAATACAAACGGTATTAAACGAGTGAAATACATAACATGATGGGCCAAAACCTCTTCTAATTCTCTAGCTAGTTACAAAGCACGTGTTATGTTTTCCTACTCAGTATCTACAGACGTCTACACAAATACAGCAGACAGGTGTTCTATTTGCCTGATTTAGAGCAGCTCCTGTGCCGCTGACCTCCTACAGGATTAAATTTCAGCTCAAGGCCGCACCTGACGCTTCTGCGTACCTTAATTACCTGATCAggagtatttcacaaagcaggatttctcagttgaGCCAGCCTAAAGTCAAGCTAGTCAAGTAGGAAAATACCCGCAACTTTGAACTTAAATTATTAGGCTAACTccgaaatcctgctttgtgaaatactccCTGTGTGCAATTATCATAACAAAACCCAAAAGTGTTCAGCGTCAggtttgttcacagtggtggtgacagaaccATACATCTGAAGGGCCTCTAAAAGCTgactcacagaaagttattacatgaaatccTTATTAATATgttgtgtgatatatatatatatatatatatatatatatgaataaaatatatgaatatcAGAAATGTTCATATGTGGTATTGGCAAAATGGTCCatgaaaaacttattttttcagatttaccactgaATTACCATCCTCACCTTTGCTTACTCTGAGtttgtaaataaagtggctgtgtTTGCGTTCTAGACTTCGCAACCACTGTTGCTGTCAACATCAGTgagtcagtaaatttctctgcagtgacacttttaagatcaaaACACTCCTATTTCAACAatttaattctttaaaaatgttgaaatgtgaGTGGAATTTCCCCTGAAGGGCTTTGCAATCCAGATTATATTTAAATTGTTCTGGCCtaaacatttcagtgtttctgttccAGCAGTACTGTTTTGAACATCATGAAGAGCTTTAACGAGCTGAGGAATTAAAAGGGGAAACACTGAAATGTCAAGGTTCCAGCTTTGTGAAACACCGGCTTAGTGGAAGTGATCTGCTAGCTGAGCAATAAAGGATTTTAGAAATCAGAGTTTTGCCATCTCCCTTCCGtcgactctttttttttttttttttttttttttttttaaactcatgTTTGTGTGAATTCATACAGATTACAAAGCGTTATCACAGTAGACTGATGAAAGTATAACAGAAACGGCACTTGTTGATGTGCTTATTATGCAGAGAAGTAGAACTGGATTTCATCTGGTCACACTGGTGATGAATGGtaataaaaatgagtaaaaggaataaaaatattatccagacaagaaacacctgtgaattgAAAGTGTAAAGATTAGGCAAGCCTTGTTATGCTGGAGTACCATTTGCTGCATGACCTTTGTCAGCCAAGTATCTATGGCACAggttttacatacatacacacacacacacacacacacacacacacacacacacacacacacacacacattttatatatgtatgtatgtatttccaTTATGAGTCTTGGTCACATCAGTGAACTTAAAATATTTACCATAATGAATATTTGTAAATTTTTGGTGCATAAGACAAGGCTGCTTCACCAGGCTTTATAATGAAGCATTTTGGCACAGCCGTTGTCTGTACTCAGATGCAGCAGATATAAACtggactattcctttaaagcaCCTGCCTATTGGCTTCTATGATGTGTGTTTACAGTCAGTTGGGTTTCAGCTCTTTTCTAACTTCAgggaaatgttttgaaatgattGTCTGTGGTAAACATCAAGCAACTACAAATGCAGCAGAGGTTAAGTTGAAAACACTGGTTTATTCTTTAAAATCCCAAACAGAGCCCAAGAGTGATTTGTCCAAAGCTGACTTTAACTGTTACCAAGCTGCCTTATCTCTTATTCAGTGTTTAGCCGATCAGATAAGCACTGTGTCCAGGTTAGGTAACCAAGTCTCTCACTCATTGCTGTTAAGCTCATGTTTCCTTTCgactttttttgctttctttggAGGAACAAGTATAATGAGATAGATTTGACAACTGTCCATTCTGTTTCCGTCAAAATGAACAAGCTGAACtatcagtttttttcttttatcagcGGGATTCTGACCTTGAGTCCTGTCTCTGACCTCTTAAGACATTAAACATATCTTGGCCCGTTTACTTAAATTGGGGTAACCCAAAGTGGGAAAATTACTTTCTTAAGacttaagaagaaataaaagcagATCTTAATATTCCATTCATGAAAGATCATTGGTTTCttaggagagaaaagaggatcTTAACATAAGCGTTTAACTGTAAGATGTTCTATTGATGTTTGGCTGGACTGTGGCTTTAAAtcctttctctctatctgttttgtgtgtcagtgtgctGAGAGACTGTAAGAATGTGGAGCTGTCCTTCAGTGATGCCACACACAAGAGTGATGTTTTCAAAGGAACCAAGAAAGGCTCTGTGTATCTCACACCATACAGGGtaaatgcaaatacacacactacagCTAATACACGCCACACAGGAAaatcacacctctccaggtAAAAgaactcagaaaagcacaaaagTTCATTAGATaactgtgcaaaacaaaactAACACACAGggctttttgccttttttcataCTGCTTGAAAAAAGTAAGAATAGCACACTGAAACATCGACACAAAGGATGATAAACAGGAGCCCAGACACAGTGTTTGTCAGTAGAAGGATGTGCTATGGATTTATACAGTGTCTGATTGACTTattgaagttttaaaaaaatctattaatGCAGCAGTATGTCTGTGAGTTTGACTGTTCTTTCACCTTTTGTCATGGACAAGTCATATTTGATGAGCTGATGTATGATTGTTTTCTCTGAATTGTTTTGTAATGAAAATTTCTCCTCAGTAAGGTATGTACATGAGACCTTATTTGGGTCCCTCTGACACAGGCTAACCCTTGACTAATGTATACTTATTTGTAGGGTTTAGtatcattttggacagtattgTGCTCCACCACTCTTGCCTTTGTTTCAAAACTATAGACAGTGAGAAAAAGGGAGCAAATATACTTTGGCACATTGTAAATGTGTATTACAGAAAAGGATTAACAGACAGTACAGCACTGAAATACAGCGCTAACAAAGGCTGAAACctgtattttgtgtttctttggtctGTGTTTAGCGAATGGGTGAAGGAATTTACTCTGCTGATTGTTAGTTGTAGTGCTTGATGGAAAAGTTAGCTTTTGTAttgtgtgtttagtgttttatagAGGATTGATGTTGGTAAAGAATAGGCACTGTTTTGGTCAGCAAGCGGGCCTCCGTTCAGTATCATGTTAACAGTTTTGAAAATACGACTTCTGAATCGACAAATGTGTGTTAAAGCAActaagaaaaactgaaaggtaAAGATGTAGACAAactcatttagagtggtttgagaACTGTTcgcagtggtgatgatgggaaccagaccaCTGAAGAGGTTAATGCGTCTAAAAGCTACGTCAGAGAAAGGTATTACATGGAATAGTAAGAAAgacgctgcctgatgtctcaTTGTTTCATTAAAGTTTTGAGAGAATTTTTGCCCAAAGtgtattttttattcatgtcaTTCATGGCAGATAGCTTCATACTGGGTgatataaggcaaaataataacaaaataaaatgtatttttagattGCCTCACCATCATTTTTTAATAgtacatgaaatgtttttttttaatttttttttatgtagacattgtgacaacttattcctatcaccaccactgtaaagaaaacaggTTCTCtgcaataaaccatttcacaccaaaccattctaATTAACTTTGTTTGTAGGTCAGCAATTgtagaattatttatttatttaaatcagtGAATTTCCTCTTTAACCGCAAACACTACAATTAACACTCACAATAGAGtataatcacacacactttacactTAATACACTATCTGGAGTTCTGCCATCATTGCAGCCATTGCAGCATCAGTTTTTTGAGCTTCAGGGAGatgtttcacaaagcaggatttctcagtttagccagataacttaagcccaaTAGGATAGTCCTCGTCTTcgggcttaagttatctggctaactgagaaatACTGCTTTTTGAAATAACCCTCAGATCGAGTTGTATTTGCTGTCTAAaccatttgtatgttttttttccccagatggTGTTTGTGAGCAGTAATCTGAAGGATAAATTCTGTTCCTTCATGTTCCCGTATTATCTCATGAAAAACTGCAGCATTGAGCAGCCTGTATTTGCTGCCAATTACATCCAGGGCACCATCAAAGCAGAGCCTGGCGGTAAGTATGCACATGTAAATATACACTGATTAGCAAACACATTTTAGCTAACTGCCTAATGTGCTTTTAGTTCTCTGCTGCGTCACGCAGATGCATGGACTTTACGAGATCACTCAAGGTACCCTGTGATATCTAACACCAAGACATTGAGGGCAGATCAATTAAGTCCTTTAAGTTTCAAGCTCCGCCATGTAAGGTGGAGCCAACATGGATGAGACTTGTTCCAGCTCATCTCAAAGATGCTAGATCAGATTCAGATCTGGGGTATTTGGAGGCCAAGGCAGCACACTGAACTCTTCATGTTCCTCAAACTATTCCAGAACAATGTGTGCAGCATGGCagggtgcattatcctgctaaAGAGGCCACTGCCATTTGTGAATAGCTTTGCCATGAATGGGTGTATCCAACACGCcttcttcccacagtgcatACTGGGGCCATCACATCCCCAGAGAAACGGTGCACACACCTCacatacatcttttttttttttaattcaggtGGCTGGGAAGGCCAGGCCAACTTTAAACTGTCTTTCCCCAGTGGGGGTGCTATAGAGCTGGGCCAGCACCTCTTTAAACTTGCCTCAAATGGTAaggagtgtgcgtgtgtgagagagagtgtgtatatattctTAGTCATCTGTATAAGTATGTAGTTCTGTGGATCTGTATTCAGGAGGTAATGAGCAATGCAGTTTGAAATGTTGAACAGACCTTCAAGCTGTGGGTCAAAATGGATAAATCATGTGATTTTAGTAAATAAAGCTTCATTACAGCTTGAATCATTTTGTTTTGCCGGTTGGCTCAATCCAAAATAAAGACATGTTAAAATGATATAATTAGTTGTCATTCTGGCTAACTGATTCAAACTGTTAAGTTTTGATCAACAGTcaatatttactataaattaggcaaaatatgaataaaatgtatactTCTGTTACACTTTATACTCAAAGGATATAATGACCATCATTGAAATATAACAGTATAAAGGGGCTACTTATATATGAAGGTGTATATGTTCTAAACAAATTTATGCTTGTTTATTTTGGGCTATTGCAcacttatgtgtgtgtgtgtttgtttcagcaTCGCGGGCTCCATCACAGGCCGGTGTGGGAGCATATGGTCCTGCTGGATTTATGAACGGTTATGCCAGTCCAGCCATGCCACAGCCACAACCATATCCATACACACCCCAACCATACTCCTATGCACCACAGCCTGCCTACAACCCATACGCTTGCCCAGCTACTGCACCAGGTACACACCACAGCCTGCTTACAATCCATACTCCTACCCAGCTACTGCACCAGGAACAGTACAGTCTGCTTATAACCCATATGCTTGTCCAGCTACTGTACCAAGTATGCAGCACAGCCTGCATACAATCTATTCATTTACTCAGCTACTGCACTAGGTATGCACCACAGCCCACTTACAGCCCACATGCTTACCCAGCTACTGCATCAGGTATAACATAGTGCAGTGTGGGTGTTAATAATGATGCTAAAAATAAGTCATTGAACCAAAGCAAAAAGGAATATTATGATTaagatattaaaataattacaaatcaAGTTAAATGTTTAATACTATTTAACTAATACTAGTGTTATGTTTTTCCTGTCCATGCTTGTGTGAACTGTGAGCTGCAGCAGAAAGGATTTAGCTAAATGTTGCTGCTACTATAACTAACTACATGGTGAAATCCAGTTAAAATAAAGTTCTCTTACTACCTAACATGGAATGTCACTTCTGTAGGTGTCTTTATAAATTTTGCAAAAGTAGGTGTTTGTGTAAttgatattttgtgtgtgtgtgtgtgtgtgtgtgtgtgtgtgtgtaggaatgAACCCCACTGCTCCGCCCTATATGGCTCCACCTCCTCCTTACCCTGGGCTCCCCCAGAACTGGAACACTCCAGGtatctctcacacatacacacaaacacactatacacacacagccatacacacaaatacatacacagacatttATGTATTGTTTACCTCTTACAAataatgtctctctctttctctctcgtagTCGCCCCAGGTAATGCTAAAGCACAAGAAGCGGCTGGTAGCGCCTATTACAACCCCACCAACCCCCACAATGTCTACATGCCAAtggtatatacacacaatacacacacattagggaTGCAACTGACTATTTTTTCTCTGATTTGATTAATCAGCTGCTGTTCGTTTCTGTTATGCTGATCATTTAGTTAAAGTACTCTGCCTTCTTCAGTTCTTTTCCCTTTGTGATGCCATCATTAAAAATTATTATGTTGCTGTGTTTGTAAGAGTTTAATCATTAACTCACTGTTCACCACATGGTATTTGCTATGTAGTGAACTGGATGGACCAGAATATGTATTATTGTGAATTCACCAGCGCTATAACACTACAACTACGACTGActccctatatagtgcactatttctGTAATAATATTGAACATTTAATGCATTACTTGGATGTAAAAGAGATTCATCACTTACGTGAGGAGCGATTTTGTCCCCTACTCTTCCTGTAGTGAATACAAATCTGTTTAAATGACCATATGAATTACCATGTAGTTATCAAATGAATGATATTGTGAATAATTATGGTGCAAGTTTTTTTTGACCATATCATAGAAATTGTCAaaacactgaccagctgcattCCAGAGAGAATGTAATTAACTGGATTTGGTTTAACATAGTGTGGTTTAACATAATGAGTTTTTGGtactgattttaaatgtggCCCAGTTTTTTACCTTAGAAAAATGAGTGCTTATCATGTATTGTAAAAGTATTGTCATGTCTTATTATTACCATATTGCAAAGCCCTAATGACACCTTTTTCACAGTTGACTGTTATCGACTAATTGACTGCTGACTAATTGTTGCAGCCTTAATAACAAACTACAGCCACAATGTAGAACTTGTTAAGTATGTattctaaatctctctctctctttctctgtctctttctctcactttgtctCACCCTCAGGATCAGCCTCCTCCTTACTATCCTCCTCAGAATCAGCCAGACAAGAAAAACAACTGAAGTCTCTGAGCCCacttacattattattattattattattattattattattattattattactattattgctCTTGGCTATCACAGATTCCTGTGATGCTTGTATTCAGGCATTAGGAGTTGCTAAGTGTTTGAATCAGAACAATAATACAAAATCTGTGTGCGTGTctgggtgtgtgtctgtctgtgtctgtgtgtgtgtctgtggccCATCCCATGGTATTGAAGTGCTTCAtcctcttttgttttcttttggaaTGTAgaagctggagtttttaatcacatttataAGCAATGAGACAAAGATGTAATTGAGATATTGTGGATATAATTATTTAGCATGTAATCTTAACTGAATGAAGAGTTCTTATTAACGATGTTAAATTTCTACTTTTGCTAACAGGCAAATTCACCTGGAGAAGGTGTGTTGGGGGTTATGCactgtgtgcgtgtttgtgtgtgtgtgagagagaaacaaagttATTGGTTTGGTATTGAATGATCAGAAGGGCTGTAAATCTCTAACCTCACAATGATTTAAATTGTTTACGATTAGGTTAGGAAAGACTTTATGCATCatgacatttcacattttatcaGGAGTTATGATCTGATTTATTTTGCATGATtcagaataataaaacaaatacattgaATACATCATTGTGAGAAAGCACAGTAAAACCAGTGCACCTAGCTTTTAACAACTCAAAGCCCAAAACCTTTATTCTGGCAAAAACATACTGCGTTATATTATTATAAGCATTGTAACTTATACTGAAGTTTCTGTGTATTTGCAACTAAATCACCACTTTCAGATCGATGGATTTTCCACCCCCTAGTGGACAGGCTTATGTACTGCAGGACATTATTGTGATCTAACTGAACCCAGAAATGAACATTTAGGCTCCGGTCACATTACTGGGCTTAAATggcacaaatccaatttttttggCTTAATGTGACAGATCAGatgttttttcagcattattGGAAATTGTTATAtcgttattttttttttcactgcgcATGTACCatctttcagtgttaatgtGGCAGCAGTGCCTAACCTGAAATTAGTCGGTAAAGTGTGAAATCAAAGCACCTGAAAAATTTTCATCTTCAACTTGCTCTGTtaataaacagctaaaaactGGTCAGAATAAATCAAATTTGCGATAAAGTCTTGTTCTGCTGGTTTGTTTGTTCATAATGCATGTGGATCATTCACCAGCGTTGTTCATTAGGATTTGCTCATGCAGGTTGTTTAAGCACACAGGTTTGTTCACATCAGTGACAGATTTGAGTGGCTTACCTACACCAGTGAACCATCAAGTTAGAAGGATTGGGTCTTGGAATTGAGgagtgaggcttgtaatgtgaacgtagccttataTTCCCAGTGATCCTGCCAATGCTGTTTCCTGCTATAGGTGGTTTAGCTCCACAGGGTTGCCAGGTGGCCCTAAGTATGTCATTTCTGAAGTGTATTCAATATTGCTTGCAGAAAGAGCACAGTGAGTCCAAAGACTTCTTTATTTTCCCCTGTTCAGAATTAAGTAATAATCCTTGATCTGGTGGGGCTGACCTCAAATAGTATGTGACTTGGCGGTCTTCTAATGTGAGTGGGGTACATTGAGctaggtgtgtatgtgtatgtgtgcttggTTGAGAATGTACTATGGGAAGACTTCTAATTCAGTGTACCCCCACACACACCTTCCTCCTTCTTTTCCTTAAACTTTAGCGTTTGCTTTCTATCATGATTTCTAACTGTTGAATATTatattacttaataataataaataaatatgaaaatctGTGCACTTGTTTGAAGTAACTTTGTTAAGCCTCTTAGAGCCCCATTGATATATTGTATATGATTTGTCTTTAAACTTgtcttacattttgtttactttttgctgcttttaagtgaaaaggagagaaaatgcTAGATTTAATAACGGGGtgggagaaaaagaatgaatgtgATCCTGTTATCTGTATTTCTTCCTGTACAGTAGTATTGTGCCAGCCATTAGGgatgtactttgtgtacttctggtgctggtcccaagcccgga
Encoded here:
- the wbp2nl gene encoding postacrosomal sheath WW domain-binding protein, which codes for MALNRNHSQQGGVLIDNSESVLRDCKNVELSFSDATHKSDVFKGTKKGSVYLTPYRMVFVSSNLKDKFCSFMFPYYLMKNCSIEQPVFAANYIQGTIKAEPGGGWEGQANFKLSFPSGGAIELGQHLFKLASNASRAPSQAGVGAYGPAGFMNGYASPAMPQPQPYPYTPQPYSYAPQPAYNPYACPATAPGMNPTAPPYMAPPPPYPGLPQNWNTPVAPGNAKAQEAAGSAYYNPTNPHNVYMPMDQPPPYYPPQNQPDKKNN